The following are from one region of the Symmachiella macrocystis genome:
- a CDS encoding family 16 glycoside hydrolase: MTDDSIPLAVVQQIDTACDKFESEWKSGNHPRIEDFLANAEAPHARELLKSLLQVELELLRRDGQPISAESFVARFSEYADLIADVMDSVQASPPNDLDANVTRKAPTLSLRDASIDTSQMGKTTAARKRKPTPESIGRFEIKEVLGEGAFGTVYRATDPQLHREVALKVPRAGVLETQEDADRFLQEARAAATLRQPHICPIYDFGKIGDHYFIVMAYIKGQPLSEVLSKSKKISPRKIAAAVRKIALALGEAHKNHVVHRDLKPSNIMIDKRGEPVVMDFGLARKVSGDEAQLTHSGAILGTPAYMPPEQARGKSKEVGPTSDVYSLGVILYELLCGKRPFRGAVAEVLAAILYQEPPPPSSHKPDVDPQLEAICLKAMAKKPEERYPSMEDFAESLTEYLRSKRDSTSGAAGDSQEMGAFASMADSGPVPVPKKSRQKRKSKRTKRVAGEFDPYHKWLGIPPDEQPANHYRLLGLKPFEDDADVIDAAAERQMSYLHQIAAGPHLAESQRLLNELAGARLCLLNEEKKAVYDAELHDEFATSESSAEHVAVTVAAEGDNDFDEFAELPKRSQSSSNEPPWWKTLDRRIVAAGGVMFFVLLGIVIYWRSGGVTYRIELSDELLASGPVTLKTDSEEYEIGLDGLDIRLKPGTYAYEVRRGEEIIQGNGEFTVVRGGENLLTITREKQRPATPPGAPSDSFADAMSLDFDSPDDEVSFPKFPKNMKGPITIDLWLLPKPFSGKTDYLKLSGLQLVRNHGKWQPWMFVSDTGSVTQNQLTPITDNQPVHVAAVIDKNRLDYYINGVGQGDTLYFDSQEASRNGKKSPPDFQVYPRWKSGMSLGSPPGKMLELRISNIARYEGDFKPQKRFATDEHTIALYHFDEGRGSKLKDASGNGHHGEIVGAKWIRTKLSPLPTGPNATNTFVAGNGLPQDVGWTFQQDNLGGNAQAKLNSLVHDATGNGSSYWTTTWPASESATSGVYMETSAKIIEESHTSTTAGVALLDISLPMNGEVLAASLLAQDNMLLLRDSHQNILTTVSMNTTDRVHTYRLELAEGTFWLFVDGELKEFASAPQLVRPNTGMNGISQPTARFGDTFAATSSSRVEYQHVFYGELADEGGPTVLREINNFENPRYPANMNPLVTVYDAGQNELPRAAGWIYNSEAGAAEAEIREGVLFHNSSKVTRSFWITSLRADSAPVEAGVFMERTLKVNDEQHTNPRRGINVVEINEVTPQSVGGATVYAWQDRVFVMDHDDRKIIGDIKFDTTDGFHTYRLEVHRDRFWLYIDEQLKIEGTGLLTKTPKNVESLIPTTDKSVPRLVGKFGNGSSSSQSVTETKSIVFGSLTALGGSTAMRKPTEYGALMTGYWQQIPFPATGGKLTKPGGVPTFRPQSNVRLGSRPYRDVIIRAEIKKTSGWHPTMSLRSNLKGAYTAYLDKFKRFGLGKNVSGERWKDLKVQFTEQDHRDYFQWTLAAIGDRLLVYVDGEIIIDHRDSIHAVGFPQIGVTKSMADFRNLQIMDLTNGPSRPQGSVKQTVTAHVATPIGQPADVDESQFQQLFNGKNLDGWVGDEAGFEVQNGNLVCLPNEKGNLYTAQEYADFTLRFEFQLTAQANNGIGLRTPLTGDPAYDGLEVQILDNSAKRFQQITAESRHGSLYGVAAAKQGHLKPVGEWNSQEIVCIGNQLRVKLNGVTILNTKLDQTGTVITPDGKAHPGLQRRSGHIALMGQKSRVLFRNLRILEGGQFASTTAKEHSAPTSEWLELFNGKNLDGWTPSNTKQWKVLDGAIQGDAPAGGKSWSALTSDHDYDDYEFSFQYRLAKGSRARVLLRSNRGLPGDPHDEGAQIQLIDDNAQFYFGKRTRRVPPQRKNGALLTMTPPEHSAGMAIWNRNGIPAGKWNEMTIRAEGLHVTVTLNGKRIVNRQIDQTSKYKKFQNKPKSNQFDLLNNTSGAIRFCVLDNTIEIRKLQIRELGQKAAAKSKPVQPQTQPLPRALSARAAAQWVLDNGGELHVRGEGGWNQNLDNSTKLPQRPFRVTNVNLSNNGMFQPNDLFRLEKLTQIVQLNLNDVQLKDKSMQVLAKMPDIQRLYLSRTGLGDGCFEGIATLTKLHQLHLPTTNITDAGLAKLRHLKKLHLLWILGTKTTDEGLGYISQLTTLDDLNFEGTNISDNGLVHLKELTKLKHLRIGRTRITDDGLKHLYSLKTLRTLNLKDTAVTANGIAALQAALPDCTIEE; encoded by the coding sequence ATGACTGACGATTCCATCCCACTCGCGGTTGTACAGCAGATCGACACCGCTTGTGACAAATTTGAGAGCGAATGGAAATCCGGGAATCATCCGCGGATCGAAGATTTTTTGGCCAATGCCGAGGCACCGCACGCCCGGGAATTACTGAAGTCATTGCTGCAGGTCGAATTGGAACTATTGCGGCGGGACGGACAACCCATTTCCGCCGAATCATTCGTCGCTCGCTTTTCTGAATATGCGGACCTCATCGCTGATGTCATGGATTCGGTTCAGGCATCTCCCCCCAATGATCTGGATGCAAACGTCACCCGAAAAGCACCTACGTTAAGCCTGCGGGATGCGTCGATTGACACATCGCAAATGGGAAAAACCACTGCCGCTAGAAAACGAAAACCGACACCGGAGTCCATCGGCCGTTTCGAAATCAAGGAAGTCCTCGGCGAAGGGGCATTCGGTACGGTGTATCGCGCGACCGATCCGCAACTGCACCGTGAAGTCGCCTTGAAAGTCCCCCGTGCCGGCGTCCTGGAGACGCAAGAAGATGCCGACCGGTTTCTGCAAGAGGCCCGCGCGGCCGCCACGCTGCGACAACCGCACATCTGCCCCATCTATGATTTCGGTAAAATTGGCGACCACTATTTCATTGTTATGGCCTATATCAAAGGCCAACCGCTCTCGGAGGTGCTGTCAAAATCGAAGAAAATTTCGCCCCGAAAAATCGCTGCCGCCGTCCGTAAAATTGCGCTCGCTTTAGGCGAAGCCCATAAAAATCACGTGGTGCATCGCGACTTAAAACCCTCGAACATCATGATCGACAAACGGGGCGAGCCGGTCGTGATGGATTTCGGGTTGGCACGAAAGGTCTCCGGCGATGAAGCGCAATTGACGCACAGTGGAGCCATCTTGGGAACCCCCGCCTATATGCCGCCCGAACAAGCTCGCGGCAAATCTAAGGAGGTGGGACCAACGTCCGACGTTTATAGCCTGGGCGTGATTCTCTATGAGTTGCTGTGCGGAAAGCGTCCCTTCCGCGGTGCCGTGGCCGAAGTGTTGGCGGCGATTCTCTACCAAGAGCCACCACCGCCGTCATCGCACAAACCGGATGTCGATCCCCAACTTGAAGCGATCTGCCTGAAAGCGATGGCCAAGAAACCGGAGGAACGGTATCCCTCGATGGAGGATTTTGCCGAGTCGCTGACCGAGTATCTGCGGTCTAAACGCGACAGCACATCAGGCGCAGCGGGCGATTCGCAGGAAATGGGTGCCTTTGCATCCATGGCCGATAGCGGTCCGGTCCCGGTGCCGAAGAAATCACGGCAAAAGCGCAAATCCAAACGCACAAAGCGCGTTGCCGGTGAATTTGATCCTTATCACAAATGGCTAGGGATTCCTCCCGACGAACAACCCGCCAATCATTATCGCTTACTGGGCCTCAAACCGTTTGAAGATGACGCCGATGTCATCGATGCCGCCGCCGAAAGGCAAATGAGCTACCTGCATCAAATCGCCGCCGGCCCGCACTTGGCGGAATCGCAACGGTTACTGAATGAGCTAGCTGGTGCGCGGTTGTGTCTCCTGAATGAGGAGAAGAAGGCCGTCTATGACGCGGAATTGCACGACGAATTCGCTACTTCAGAAAGTTCCGCAGAACATGTTGCTGTTACCGTTGCCGCTGAAGGCGATAACGACTTTGACGAATTCGCGGAACTCCCCAAGCGGTCCCAATCATCGAGCAACGAACCGCCGTGGTGGAAAACGCTGGATCGTAGGATCGTGGCTGCGGGTGGAGTCATGTTTTTCGTATTGTTGGGGATCGTGATTTATTGGCGTTCGGGAGGCGTAACGTATCGCATCGAATTGAGCGACGAGCTTTTGGCGAGCGGACCAGTCACTCTCAAGACCGATAGCGAAGAATATGAAATCGGTCTCGATGGGTTAGACATACGCTTGAAACCGGGCACGTACGCCTATGAAGTGCGGCGCGGCGAAGAAATCATCCAAGGCAACGGCGAGTTTACCGTAGTGCGCGGTGGGGAGAATCTGTTAACGATCACGCGGGAGAAGCAACGACCTGCAACGCCGCCGGGAGCGCCGTCCGACTCATTCGCCGACGCGATGTCATTGGATTTCGACAGTCCGGATGATGAAGTTTCGTTCCCCAAGTTTCCTAAGAATATGAAAGGCCCCATAACAATCGATCTTTGGTTGCTCCCCAAGCCTTTCTCGGGCAAAACGGACTACCTCAAGCTCTCGGGCCTGCAGCTGGTGAGGAATCACGGCAAATGGCAACCGTGGATGTTTGTATCTGATACGGGATCCGTTACTCAGAACCAACTCACCCCCATCACGGACAATCAACCGGTTCACGTCGCCGCCGTAATTGATAAAAACCGATTGGATTACTACATCAATGGTGTAGGGCAAGGCGATACATTGTACTTCGATAGTCAAGAAGCATCTCGCAATGGGAAGAAATCACCCCCCGATTTCCAAGTGTACCCCCGCTGGAAATCAGGCATGAGCCTTGGTTCTCCTCCCGGCAAAATGCTGGAGTTGCGGATATCCAATATCGCCCGTTACGAAGGCGACTTTAAACCCCAGAAACGTTTCGCAACTGATGAGCATACTATTGCACTGTACCACTTCGACGAAGGCCGTGGCAGCAAGCTGAAAGACGCATCAGGCAACGGACACCACGGAGAAATTGTGGGCGCAAAATGGATCCGCACCAAATTGTCTCCCCTACCGACTGGTCCAAACGCCACCAACACATTCGTCGCTGGCAACGGTCTACCGCAGGATGTCGGTTGGACCTTCCAACAGGACAATCTGGGGGGCAATGCACAGGCGAAACTCAATTCGCTGGTCCATGACGCCACGGGGAACGGCAGCAGTTACTGGACAACTACGTGGCCCGCATCGGAGAGTGCAACATCAGGTGTCTATATGGAAACCTCCGCCAAGATAATCGAAGAAAGCCACACTTCGACTACAGCCGGCGTTGCGCTATTGGATATTTCACTGCCAATGAATGGCGAGGTCTTGGCCGCCTCGTTGTTGGCACAAGATAATATGTTGTTGCTTCGGGACAGTCATCAAAACATCTTGACGACGGTCTCCATGAATACGACGGACCGTGTCCACACTTATCGCCTCGAACTTGCCGAGGGCACATTCTGGCTATTCGTCGACGGGGAGCTAAAAGAGTTCGCATCAGCGCCGCAATTAGTGCGACCAAATACAGGGATGAACGGGATTTCGCAACCCACCGCAAGATTTGGAGACACCTTCGCAGCAACTTCGAGTTCTCGGGTGGAATATCAACATGTCTTCTATGGCGAATTGGCTGACGAGGGTGGACCGACTGTGCTTCGGGAGATCAATAATTTTGAGAACCCGCGTTATCCGGCAAATATGAACCCGCTGGTCACGGTCTATGACGCCGGTCAAAATGAATTGCCTAGAGCTGCTGGATGGATTTACAACAGCGAAGCAGGCGCGGCCGAAGCGGAGATACGTGAGGGCGTCTTGTTCCACAATTCTTCCAAAGTCACGCGTAGTTTTTGGATTACATCGCTGCGAGCCGACAGCGCGCCGGTCGAAGCTGGGGTTTTCATGGAACGAACCCTCAAGGTCAATGATGAACAACATACCAACCCCCGCCGTGGCATCAACGTGGTGGAAATCAATGAAGTCACTCCCCAATCTGTTGGAGGAGCGACTGTCTATGCTTGGCAGGACCGCGTATTCGTGATGGATCATGACGATCGAAAAATCATCGGTGACATCAAATTCGACACAACGGACGGGTTTCACACGTATCGTCTGGAAGTGCACCGTGATCGGTTTTGGCTGTACATCGACGAACAATTGAAAATTGAGGGGACCGGACTACTCACCAAGACTCCGAAAAACGTAGAAAGCTTGATCCCAACTACGGATAAGTCCGTGCCGCGGTTGGTGGGAAAATTCGGAAACGGCAGCTCAAGTTCGCAATCTGTGACCGAAACCAAATCGATCGTGTTCGGTTCGCTGACCGCTTTAGGCGGCTCGACCGCAATGCGCAAGCCGACTGAATATGGTGCATTAATGACCGGCTATTGGCAACAGATTCCATTCCCCGCGACAGGAGGCAAGTTAACAAAGCCAGGAGGCGTGCCCACGTTTCGCCCCCAAAGCAACGTGCGCCTCGGCAGTCGGCCCTATCGCGATGTGATCATCCGTGCTGAGATCAAGAAAACCAGCGGATGGCATCCCACGATGTCTTTGCGGTCGAACTTAAAAGGGGCCTACACCGCGTACTTAGACAAATTCAAACGCTTTGGCCTGGGCAAAAACGTCTCAGGAGAGCGTTGGAAAGACCTGAAAGTCCAATTCACTGAACAAGACCATCGCGACTATTTTCAATGGACACTCGCAGCCATTGGTGACCGCTTATTGGTCTATGTCGATGGTGAAATAATCATCGATCACCGCGATTCTATTCATGCGGTCGGATTTCCTCAAATCGGGGTGACGAAGTCCATGGCCGACTTTCGAAACCTGCAGATCATGGATCTGACAAACGGGCCTTCCCGTCCACAAGGATCCGTCAAGCAAACGGTCACTGCGCATGTGGCAACGCCCATCGGGCAACCTGCCGATGTGGACGAGTCGCAATTTCAACAGCTGTTCAATGGCAAAAACCTCGATGGATGGGTAGGGGATGAGGCGGGCTTCGAGGTGCAAAACGGGAATCTGGTCTGTCTCCCCAATGAGAAAGGCAACTTGTACACCGCGCAAGAATACGCTGACTTTACATTGAGATTTGAATTCCAACTCACAGCGCAAGCCAACAATGGAATTGGCTTGCGAACGCCCTTGACCGGAGACCCAGCCTATGACGGCCTTGAAGTCCAGATCCTCGACAATTCGGCGAAACGATTCCAACAGATTACGGCCGAAAGTCGCCATGGTTCCCTTTATGGCGTTGCAGCGGCCAAACAGGGGCATTTAAAGCCTGTGGGAGAATGGAATTCACAGGAAATCGTCTGCATCGGCAATCAGCTAAGAGTCAAACTGAATGGGGTCACGATCCTCAATACAAAACTCGACCAAACGGGGACCGTGATCACGCCCGACGGCAAGGCTCATCCGGGCCTTCAGCGACGCAGCGGGCATATCGCACTGATGGGCCAGAAATCGCGAGTCTTATTTCGAAATCTGCGAATTCTAGAAGGCGGGCAATTTGCTTCAACGACGGCCAAGGAACATTCCGCCCCGACAAGCGAGTGGCTCGAATTATTCAATGGCAAAAACCTAGACGGCTGGACGCCTAGCAACACGAAACAGTGGAAGGTTCTAGATGGGGCAATCCAGGGCGATGCGCCGGCGGGCGGGAAGAGTTGGTCCGCTCTCACATCCGATCACGACTACGATGATTACGAGTTCTCATTCCAATACCGTTTGGCCAAGGGAAGCCGGGCACGGGTCCTATTACGTTCCAATCGTGGACTCCCCGGCGATCCCCACGACGAAGGTGCTCAAATTCAATTGATTGACGACAACGCCCAGTTCTATTTCGGCAAAAGAACGCGACGGGTCCCGCCACAACGGAAAAACGGAGCCTTATTGACCATGACTCCGCCGGAACATTCTGCGGGGATGGCGATCTGGAATCGAAACGGCATTCCGGCCGGGAAATGGAACGAGATGACCATCCGAGCCGAAGGGCTGCATGTGACCGTCACGCTCAACGGTAAACGAATCGTCAATAGGCAGATCGACCAGACGTCCAAGTACAAAAAATTCCAGAACAAACCGAAGTCCAACCAATTTGATCTCCTGAACAATACGTCCGGCGCGATCAGATTCTGTGTGCTCGACAACACGATCGAAATCCGCAAACTGCAAATTCGGGAACTCGGCCAAAAGGCAGCAGCCAAATCGAAACCAGTACAACCACAAACACAACCACTGCCAAGAGCCCTGTCCGCACGAGCCGCTGCACAATGGGTTCTCGACAACGGTGGCGAGCTGCACGTTCGTGGCGAAGGGGGTTGGAACCAGAACCTCGATAACTCCACCAAACTTCCACAGCGTCCGTTTCGTGTCACCAACGTAAACTTGTCGAACAATGGAATGTTTCAGCCCAACGACTTATTTCGCCTTGAGAAATTGACGCAGATTGTGCAATTGAATCTCAACGACGTCCAGCTGAAAGATAAAAGTATGCAGGTCTTGGCAAAGATGCCTGATATACAGCGTTTGTACCTGAGCCGGACAGGCCTTGGGGACGGTTGCTTCGAGGGCATCGCTACCCTCACGAAGTTACATCAACTGCACCTCCCGACCACTAACATCACCGATGCCGGATTGGCGAAACTGAGGCACCTCAAAAAACTGCACCTCCTTTGGATTTTGGGGACAAAAACGACTGATGAGGGGCTAGGTTACATCAGCCAACTCACGACGTTAGACGACCTGAATTTTGAAGGTACCAATATCAGCGACAATGGTTTGGTGCATCTGAAAGAATTGACCAAATTAAAGCACCTACGAATCGGTAGGACACGCATCACCGACGACGGCCTGAAACATCTCTACTCTTTAAAAACGCTCCGCACATTGAACTTGAAGGACACCGCTGTCACGGCCAACGGTATTGCCGCACTACAAGCCGCACTCCCCGACTGTACGATCGAGGAGTGA
- the galE gene encoding UDP-glucose 4-epimerase GalE: MTVLVTGGAGYIGSHAVRKLIHNDHRVVVVDNLFRGHRAAVHPDASFVELDLAGTDELSRIMRENEVTAVLHFAALAYVGESVTSPLQYYRNNTAGTLSLLEAMQAADVHRLIFSSTCATYGVPEQLPLNESTRQTPINPYGWSKLFVEQILKDKAAADAEFACIGLRYFNVAGCADDGSLGEDHTPETHLMPLLLQTALGQRESITVFGNDYPTPDGTCIRDYVHVDDLADAHLLALQHLQPGRADFLNVGIGRGHSVRETIDAVIRVTGREVPLEYGARRPGDPPELWANGDRIRQEFGWEPKFANLEDNVATAWEWFRRHPDGYGTATP; encoded by the coding sequence ATGACAGTTTTGGTGACGGGCGGCGCAGGGTATATTGGATCGCATGCGGTGCGTAAATTGATTCACAATGACCACCGCGTTGTTGTTGTTGACAATCTTTTCCGCGGTCACCGTGCCGCTGTTCATCCCGACGCATCGTTTGTAGAACTCGATTTGGCGGGAACCGACGAGTTGTCCCGGATCATGCGCGAGAATGAAGTGACAGCCGTCTTGCACTTCGCAGCATTGGCCTATGTCGGCGAATCAGTCACGTCTCCGCTGCAATACTATCGCAACAACACCGCCGGGACGTTGAGTCTGTTAGAGGCCATGCAAGCGGCCGACGTGCACCGCTTGATATTCAGTTCGACCTGCGCGACGTACGGCGTGCCGGAACAGTTACCGCTGAACGAATCGACACGGCAGACCCCCATCAATCCCTACGGTTGGTCAAAACTGTTTGTCGAACAGATTCTCAAAGACAAGGCGGCGGCCGACGCTGAGTTTGCGTGCATCGGGTTACGGTATTTTAATGTCGCCGGTTGCGCCGATGATGGCAGCCTCGGCGAAGACCACACCCCCGAAACACACCTGATGCCGCTCTTGCTACAAACGGCGCTGGGGCAGCGCGAATCGATCACAGTCTTTGGGAACGACTATCCCACGCCGGACGGAACCTGCATTCGCGACTATGTGCATGTGGATGACCTCGCCGACGCGCATCTGCTGGCACTCCAGCACCTGCAACCAGGACGCGCCGATTTTCTCAACGTGGGCATCGGCCGCGGACATTCGGTGCGCGAGACGATTGATGCCGTGATCCGTGTCACTGGACGCGAGGTACCGCTCGAGTACGGTGCCCGTCGTCCGGGAGATCCGCCGGAACTGTGGGCCAATGGTGATCGTATTCGTCAAGAATTCGGCTGGGAACCGAAATTCGCCAATCTGGAGGACAATGTGGCCACAGCGTGGGAATGGTTTCGACGCCACCCGGATGGTTACGGGACAGCGACACCTTGA